One Lactobacillus sp. CBA3606 DNA segment encodes these proteins:
- the proC gene encoding pyrroline-5-carboxylate reductase: MKIGFIGAGNMGRAIIEGWLKMQAVAPTDIYLHSAHADSYGPYAKAKGLRALDSNLAVAEAADVIVLAVKPNIALDVLKSVQPAITADKWVITMSSGLDLADYRAAVGNLPILRIMPNVNVAIGAGMTALVGNDTLTAAQYASGQQLFDAIGQTSAVAEKDFSTFAALAGSSPAYVYFFIDAMARAGVKHGLDKATATKIAAQATLGSAQMVLDSDKVPFELVDQVSSPGGTTVAGLLAMEEAGFMTAVVKGIDATIAKELGIN; the protein is encoded by the coding sequence ATGAAAATTGGATTTATTGGAGCCGGTAATATGGGCCGGGCAATTATTGAGGGCTGGCTTAAAATGCAGGCGGTAGCACCAACCGATATCTATCTGCATAGTGCGCATGCCGACAGTTACGGTCCCTATGCTAAGGCGAAAGGCTTACGGGCGTTGGATTCTAATCTAGCGGTCGCTGAGGCGGCTGATGTGATTGTGTTGGCAGTTAAGCCTAATATTGCGTTAGACGTGCTCAAAAGCGTACAACCGGCTATTACGGCGGATAAATGGGTCATTACGATGAGTTCTGGGCTAGATTTAGCAGATTATCGAGCAGCGGTTGGCAACTTGCCAATCTTACGTATCATGCCAAATGTGAATGTGGCGATTGGCGCTGGTATGACTGCTTTAGTCGGTAACGATACGTTGACTGCGGCGCAATATGCCAGTGGACAACAATTATTTGATGCAATTGGTCAAACCAGTGCCGTGGCTGAAAAAGATTTTAGTACTTTTGCAGCGTTAGCAGGGAGTTCGCCAGCGTATGTCTACTTCTTCATTGATGCGATGGCCCGGGCAGGGGTTAAGCATGGCTTGGACAAGGCCACGGCGACTAAAATTGCTGCGCAAGCGACCTTGGGTAGTGCCCAGATGGTCTTAGACTCCGATAAAGTGCCATTTGAATTGGTAGATCAAGTCTCATCACCAGGTGGTACGACGGTTGCTGGGTTATTAGCTATGGAAGAAGCCGGGTTTATGACAGCGGTCGTTAAAGGCATTGATGCGACGATTGCCAAGGAACTTGGGATTAACTAA
- the nagA gene encoding N-acetylglucosamine-6-phosphate deacetylase encodes MSKVLKHAIIYTGLEKIDDGYIRFGKEIEAVGSMDDYVAQPDDDIEFVSGKTIIPGFIDVHSHGGYSFDAMDGDPAEINEMVNDMVAREGITSYFCTTMTQSNENLDHSMAGINAAAKENPVIQGVHLEGPFISASFKGAQPEEYIKNPNVALLDNWNKLSGGRVKLITYAPEDPGSREFEKYCLENGIVPSVGHSNATRAQLLASKATHVTHLYNAQREFKHREPGVTGHAMLENNMYCELICDGFHIVPDMIKLAYEQKGVDRIELVTDSMRAKGEPDGISELGGQKVIVKDGQARLEAGNLAGSVLTYINAFKNVQKFTGCGIAEAVKMSSVNQAEEFKLTKKGTLEAGKDADLNILDANQDLVATYSYGQKAVK; translated from the coding sequence ATGAGCAAAGTGTTAAAACATGCGATCATCTATACCGGTTTAGAAAAGATTGATGACGGTTATATTCGTTTCGGCAAAGAAATCGAAGCGGTTGGTTCGATGGACGATTATGTTGCACAACCAGATGATGACATTGAATTTGTTAGCGGGAAGACAATTATCCCTGGCTTTATTGATGTTCACAGTCATGGTGGCTATAGTTTTGATGCCATGGATGGTGACCCAGCTGAAATTAATGAAATGGTCAACGATATGGTGGCACGCGAAGGGATTACGTCATATTTCTGTACGACGATGACCCAGTCAAATGAAAACTTAGATCATTCGATGGCCGGGATTAATGCCGCTGCTAAAGAAAACCCAGTTATTCAAGGGGTTCATTTGGAAGGACCATTTATTTCAGCTAGCTTTAAAGGTGCACAACCGGAAGAATACATTAAGAATCCTAATGTGGCTTTATTAGATAACTGGAATAAATTATCGGGCGGGCGCGTTAAGCTAATTACTTATGCGCCGGAAGATCCTGGGTCGCGTGAATTTGAAAAGTATTGCTTGGAAAATGGCATTGTGCCTTCAGTTGGTCACAGTAATGCAACTCGTGCCCAATTGCTTGCAAGTAAAGCGACCCATGTCACTCATTTATACAATGCACAACGTGAATTTAAGCACCGCGAACCTGGTGTAACCGGGCATGCCATGCTTGAAAATAACATGTATTGTGAATTGATTTGTGACGGGTTCCATATTGTTCCTGACATGATTAAACTTGCTTATGAACAAAAAGGCGTCGATCGGATTGAATTGGTTACTGATTCGATGCGTGCGAAGGGCGAACCCGATGGTATCAGTGAATTAGGCGGCCAAAAGGTTATCGTTAAAGATGGTCAAGCGCGTTTGGAAGCTGGTAACTTAGCTGGTTCTGTGTTAACTTATATCAACGCCTTTAAGAATGTCCAAAAGTTCACTGGTTGTGGGATTGCGGAAGCCGTTAAGATGTCATCCGTTAACCAAGCTGAGGAATTTAAGCTCACGAAAAAAGGGACGTTGGAAGCTGGCAAAGATGCGGATCTTAACATCTTAGATGCTAATCAAGATTTGGTCGCTACTTATAGTTACGGTCAAAAAGCTGTTAAATAA
- a CDS encoding GntR family transcriptional regulator: MSSPIYIQIHNQIKQAIEAGRWAVGDRIPSERELANKFDVSRMTLRQAIQTLVDEGILERRVGAGTFVANQKVQEKMSGVTSFTDLMLAQGKVPSSKTISYHVTSPSLSESEKLALEPNEQVLRMERIRYGDDLPICFEVATVPERLVKQFTKDEVTSSLYRTLEAKAGFVPGKAQQTVSAMSASERIAEFLSVRRGDALLRLRQISYLQTGEPFEYVRTQYVGNRFEFYLEK, from the coding sequence GTGAGTTCGCCAATTTATATTCAAATTCACAACCAAATTAAACAAGCCATTGAGGCCGGTCGGTGGGCGGTCGGTGACCGAATTCCATCTGAACGGGAGTTGGCCAATAAGTTTGATGTGAGTCGCATGACCTTGCGTCAAGCCATTCAGACTTTGGTTGATGAGGGAATACTGGAGCGGCGAGTCGGCGCTGGCACCTTTGTTGCTAACCAAAAAGTGCAGGAAAAAATGTCAGGAGTGACTAGCTTTACCGATTTAATGCTAGCTCAGGGCAAGGTCCCGTCCAGTAAAACGATTTCATATCATGTGACGAGTCCGTCCTTATCCGAAAGTGAAAAGTTAGCTTTAGAACCTAACGAACAGGTTTTACGGATGGAACGGATTCGGTACGGTGATGACTTACCGATTTGTTTTGAAGTCGCAACGGTGCCCGAACGTTTAGTCAAACAATTTACTAAGGATGAGGTCACGAGTTCGTTGTATCGAACGTTGGAAGCCAAAGCGGGGTTTGTCCCTGGTAAGGCGCAACAGACAGTTTCAGCGATGTCGGCTTCAGAACGGATTGCGGAGTTTTTATCTGTTCGGCGCGGGGATGCGTTGTTGCGCTTACGGCAAATTTCGTATTTACAAACGGGTGAACCGTTTGAATATGTGCGGACTCAATACGTGGGCAATCGGTTTGAATTTTATCTAGAAAAATAG
- a CDS encoding WecB/TagA/CpsF family glycosyltransferase, which translates to MSAPFDTVTILNVSFIKTTNVAFQAQLQQDILQHRNRFVVTANPEILMYAREHPDYQRILTQADYITPDGIGVIQGAKILGTPLPERITGYDTLLSLLTWGAKHHQRVFLLGAKPAVLEQVVAKVTARYPQLVIAGAIDGYYTDEAAVVDQLVAARPDMILVATGFPKQEVFIATYRHRVDGLWMGVGGSFDVLAGAVKRAPKFWQQHHIEWLYRLLKEPSRFKRMLVLPRYLRLVKKIARQH; encoded by the coding sequence ATGTCAGCACCTTTTGACACCGTCACCATTTTAAACGTTTCGTTCATTAAGACGACAAACGTCGCTTTTCAAGCACAATTACAACAAGATATCTTACAGCACCGCAATCGGTTTGTGGTCACCGCTAATCCGGAAATTCTTATGTATGCTCGCGAACACCCGGACTATCAGCGCATCTTGACTCAGGCCGACTATATCACCCCCGATGGCATTGGGGTCATTCAGGGTGCCAAAATCTTAGGAACCCCGCTGCCTGAACGAATTACTGGCTACGATACATTATTAAGTTTATTAACTTGGGGTGCCAAACATCATCAACGCGTCTTTTTGTTAGGCGCTAAACCAGCCGTTTTAGAACAGGTTGTCGCTAAAGTTACTGCACGCTACCCACAACTAGTGATTGCAGGCGCAATCGACGGTTATTATACCGATGAAGCGGCTGTTGTTGACCAGTTAGTTGCGGCCCGTCCTGATATGATTCTGGTAGCAACGGGCTTTCCCAAACAAGAGGTCTTCATCGCCACCTATCGCCACCGGGTTGATGGCCTTTGGATGGGCGTTGGTGGGAGCTTTGACGTGTTAGCTGGCGCCGTTAAGCGAGCACCAAAATTCTGGCAACAGCATCATATTGAATGGCTTTATCGGTTACTCAAAGAGCCCAGTCGTTTCAAACGGATGCTCGTGTTACCACGCTATTTACGCCTCGTTAAAAAAATTGCCCGTCAGCACTAA
- a CDS encoding nicotinate phosphoribosyltransferase, with protein sequence MTQIYPDDSLTLHTDAYQINMMQTYWEQGIHNKHAVFEVFFRKMPFQNGYAIFAGLERVVKYINNLHFTATDIAYLREAEDYSEGFLAYLQDFKFDATIRSAREGDLVFNNEPVMQVEGPLATCQLIETALLNIINYQTLIATKAARIKSVVGEDGLLEFGTRRAQEFDAAIWGTRAAYIGGFDATSNVRAGKIFGIPISGTHAHALVQTYRNDYAAFKAYAETHHDCVFLVDTYDTLRSGVPSAIKVAKEMGDRINFQGVRIDSGDMAYLSKRVREQLDQAGFPDAKIYASNDLDEKTIQNLKMQGAKISVWGVGTKLITAFDQPALGAVYKMVSIEDDQHQMVDTIKLSNNAEKVSTPGRKQIWRITKRADGKSEGDYVTLSDEDPRDEASIYMFHPSYTYINKTVSDFDARPVLVPIYDQGKQVYQLPELAAIKQYAYDSLDSLWDEYKRDLNPQDYPVDLSQKLYDHKMNIIHSVRDWVSQKDY encoded by the coding sequence ATGACTCAAATATATCCGGATGATAGTTTAACCTTGCATACGGATGCTTACCAGATTAACATGATGCAAACTTATTGGGAACAAGGGATTCATAACAAGCACGCTGTTTTTGAGGTCTTTTTCCGTAAAATGCCGTTCCAAAATGGGTACGCAATTTTTGCGGGCTTGGAACGAGTGGTTAAGTATATCAATAATCTTCACTTTACGGCGACTGATATCGCTTATTTGCGTGAAGCCGAAGATTATTCTGAAGGCTTTTTAGCTTATTTACAAGACTTTAAATTTGATGCGACGATTCGCTCCGCTCGTGAAGGAGATCTCGTCTTTAATAATGAACCCGTGATGCAAGTTGAAGGGCCCCTAGCGACCTGTCAATTAATTGAAACGGCTTTGTTGAATATTATCAATTACCAAACTTTGATTGCGACCAAGGCCGCCCGTATTAAGTCGGTTGTGGGTGAGGATGGTTTATTGGAGTTTGGGACGCGGCGGGCCCAAGAATTTGATGCAGCAATTTGGGGCACCCGGGCAGCGTACATCGGCGGCTTTGATGCGACTAGTAATGTGCGTGCGGGTAAAATTTTTGGAATTCCAATTAGTGGGACGCATGCCCACGCGTTAGTTCAAACTTACCGTAATGATTATGCGGCCTTTAAAGCTTATGCCGAGACCCATCACGATTGTGTCTTCTTAGTGGATACGTATGATACGTTACGCAGCGGGGTTCCGAGTGCGATTAAAGTGGCTAAAGAAATGGGCGACCGGATTAATTTCCAAGGTGTCCGGATTGATAGTGGGGATATGGCGTACTTATCCAAGCGCGTGCGCGAACAATTGGATCAAGCTGGTTTCCCAGATGCCAAGATTTATGCCTCAAATGATTTAGATGAAAAAACGATTCAAAACTTGAAGATGCAAGGTGCCAAAATTAGTGTCTGGGGGGTTGGAACCAAGCTGATTACGGCGTTTGACCAACCAGCACTCGGGGCGGTTTATAAGATGGTCTCCATTGAAGATGACCAGCATCAGATGGTTGATACGATTAAGTTATCGAATAATGCGGAAAAGGTTTCGACGCCTGGTCGCAAACAGATTTGGCGGATTACGAAGCGGGCGGATGGTAAATCAGAAGGCGATTATGTCACCTTGTCGGATGAAGATCCACGCGATGAAGCGTCTATCTATATGTTCCATCCTAGTTACACTTATATCAACAAAACGGTGAGTGATTTTGATGCACGGCCCGTGTTAGTGCCTATTTATGACCAAGGAAAACAAGTCTATCAATTGCCTGAGTTGGCGGCGATTAAGCAATATGCTTATGATAGCTTGGATTCGTTATGGGATGAATACAAGCGTGACTTAAATCCGCAAGATTATCCAGTGGATTTATCACAAAAACTTTACGATCATAAAATGAACATCATTCATTCAGTCCGTGACTGGGTGAGTCAAAAAGACTATTAG
- the nadE gene encoding ammonia-dependent NAD(+) synthetase: MRSLQTEIIKALHVAPQIDPETEIRRSIDFLKAYLKKNSFLTSYVLGISGGQDSTLAGKLTQMAIDEMRTETGNPDYQFIAVRLPYGDQADESDAMAAIDFMQADVVDRVDIQPATDAMVEALEANSLTIHDFNKGNIKARQRMIVQYGIAGETHGVVVGTDHAAEAVTGFYTKYGDGGADVVPLYRLNKRQGRAMLAYLQAPKHLYEKVPTADLEDDRPALPDEVALGVHYDEIDDYLEGRAIAPAAAEKIEAWYLKTAHKRHAAINVFDDFWK, translated from the coding sequence ATGCGGTCATTACAAACTGAAATTATTAAGGCACTCCACGTTGCCCCCCAGATCGATCCCGAAACCGAAATTCGTCGGAGTATTGATTTTTTGAAAGCGTATCTCAAAAAGAATTCATTCTTGACAAGTTACGTTTTAGGAATTTCGGGTGGCCAAGACTCCACGCTAGCCGGCAAATTGACCCAAATGGCCATTGACGAGATGCGTACGGAAACGGGTAATCCTGATTATCAATTTATTGCGGTTCGGTTACCTTATGGCGATCAGGCGGATGAATCGGATGCGATGGCGGCGATTGATTTTATGCAGGCCGACGTGGTTGACCGTGTTGATATTCAACCGGCAACGGATGCGATGGTTGAGGCTTTAGAGGCCAATTCACTAACAATTCATGATTTTAACAAAGGGAACATTAAAGCTCGGCAACGAATGATTGTGCAATATGGGATTGCCGGTGAAACTCACGGCGTTGTTGTGGGTACGGATCATGCCGCTGAAGCAGTCACAGGCTTTTACACGAAATATGGTGATGGTGGCGCTGACGTGGTGCCTTTATATCGCTTAAATAAACGGCAAGGGCGCGCGATGTTGGCTTATTTACAAGCGCCTAAACACCTTTACGAAAAGGTCCCAACGGCTGACTTGGAAGATGATCGCCCCGCTTTACCAGACGAAGTCGCGTTAGGGGTGCATTATGATGAGATTGATGATTATTTAGAAGGCCGAGCGATTGCGCCTGCTGCCGCTGAAAAGATTGAGGCGTGGTATTTAAAGACTGCGCACAAGCGGCACGCCGCAATTAATGTCTTTGACGATTTTTGGAAATAA
- a CDS encoding cation-translocating P-type ATPase, with amino-acid sequence MSKATPIYQQSLATIYQHLQTNDQGLSQVEVDARLEKYGHNALNQQKTTSLLQKFIAQFKDFMIIVLLVAALIAAFTGEGVDAIIILLVVVLNAVFGVFQESKAEEAINALKEMAAPDATVLRDQALTTVKSDELVPGDIVSLEAGDIVPADLRLLTSASLKVEEAALTGESVPVEKQAVTLTAADLAIGDRVNMAYMNSNVTYGRSTGIVVATGMQTEVGRIAGMIEAADETTTPLQDNLTQLGKSLTILILIIAAVVFGVGMLRGSESLINMLLTAISLAVAAIPEGLPAIVTITLALGTQRMAKRHALVRKLPAVETLGSTDIIASDKTGTLTQNKMTVEKLVVNQALVDARTTHLAPASHLAQVMILSNDTKIMADGLAGDPTETALVQYQLDQDYPVDQLLKDRPRVNEVPFDSERKLMSTVHPLPNGQFLVAVKGAPDELLKRVTAIENNEQVSPLTATMRDQILATNHQLATQALRVLAFAYKIIDEIPATVDSMTLENELIFAGMVGMIDPERPEVEQAVAEAKSAGIRPLMITGDHRDTAEAIAVRLGIIEAGDDAAVITGAELDALSDAEFSKKVADYAVYARVAPEHKVRIVNAWQKRGKVVAMTGDGVNDAPALKAADIGIGMGITGTEVSKGASDMVLADDNFATIVVAVEEGRKVFANIQKAIQYLLSANLGEVLTLFMMTMLGWQILAPVHILWINLVTDTLPAIALGVEPTEKNIMQHKPRGRNSNFFSGGVFSSIIYQGLLEGGITLFVYWLAITYPVHASASLAHADALTMAFATLGLIQLFHAFNSKSIHESLFTVGLFRNKFFNWAILIAFALLAMTIMVPGLNGLFHVSHLDGYQWGIVAAASISMVIVVEIVKFGQRWWLRKHNG; translated from the coding sequence ATGTCAAAAGCAACACCGATTTATCAGCAGTCGTTAGCAACGATTTATCAGCATTTGCAAACCAACGACCAAGGTCTGAGCCAAGTCGAGGTGGACGCCCGCCTGGAAAAATACGGCCATAATGCGTTGAATCAACAAAAAACAACGTCATTATTGCAAAAATTCATTGCCCAGTTTAAAGATTTTATGATTATTGTCTTACTGGTGGCCGCATTAATTGCAGCCTTTACGGGTGAAGGCGTGGACGCTATCATCATTTTATTAGTGGTCGTATTGAATGCCGTCTTTGGCGTGTTCCAAGAATCCAAAGCTGAAGAAGCGATTAATGCGTTAAAAGAGATGGCGGCCCCGGATGCAACTGTCTTGCGCGATCAAGCCTTAACAACGGTCAAAAGCGATGAACTAGTTCCCGGTGATATTGTGTCATTAGAAGCTGGTGACATTGTACCAGCAGATTTACGGTTATTGACCAGTGCCTCGCTAAAAGTTGAAGAAGCCGCTTTGACTGGAGAATCAGTCCCGGTTGAGAAGCAAGCAGTGACGTTGACCGCGGCGGACTTAGCTATTGGCGACCGGGTCAATATGGCCTATATGAACAGTAACGTGACGTATGGTCGCAGCACCGGGATCGTAGTTGCGACTGGGATGCAGACCGAGGTTGGTCGGATTGCCGGGATGATTGAAGCGGCTGACGAGACGACCACACCATTGCAAGACAATTTAACGCAATTAGGAAAATCATTAACCATTTTGATTTTAATTATTGCCGCTGTTGTGTTTGGTGTCGGCATGTTGCGGGGCAGCGAAAGTCTGATCAATATGCTGCTAACGGCCATCTCGCTAGCCGTTGCAGCGATTCCCGAAGGCTTACCAGCCATTGTGACCATTACCTTAGCGCTGGGCACCCAACGGATGGCGAAACGCCATGCGTTAGTTCGTAAACTTCCCGCCGTTGAGACGCTTGGCAGTACCGATATTATTGCGTCAGATAAGACTGGGACGTTAACTCAGAATAAAATGACGGTTGAAAAGTTAGTTGTTAACCAAGCATTAGTTGACGCCCGGACGACTCATTTAGCGCCAGCCAGTCATTTGGCACAAGTGATGATTTTAAGTAATGATACAAAAATTATGGCTGATGGGTTAGCCGGTGATCCGACCGAAACGGCATTAGTACAGTATCAGTTAGATCAGGATTATCCGGTTGATCAACTCTTAAAAGACCGGCCACGGGTGAATGAAGTGCCCTTTGATTCTGAACGTAAATTGATGTCAACGGTGCACCCATTACCGAATGGTCAATTCTTAGTGGCCGTTAAAGGGGCGCCAGATGAATTATTAAAACGGGTTACGGCGATTGAAAACAATGAACAAGTCAGTCCCTTGACGGCAACTATGCGTGATCAAATTTTAGCGACTAACCATCAGTTAGCGACACAAGCATTGCGTGTCTTAGCATTTGCCTATAAGATTATTGACGAAATTCCGGCAACGGTTGATTCTATGACTTTAGAAAATGAGTTGATTTTTGCTGGTATGGTCGGCATGATTGATCCAGAACGGCCAGAAGTTGAACAAGCGGTGGCTGAAGCCAAGTCAGCCGGGATTCGCCCATTAATGATTACGGGTGATCATCGTGATACCGCCGAAGCAATTGCAGTCCGTTTGGGGATTATAGAAGCGGGTGATGATGCTGCCGTGATTACCGGGGCAGAATTAGATGCATTGAGTGACGCTGAATTCAGTAAAAAAGTCGCCGATTACGCGGTGTATGCACGGGTGGCGCCGGAACATAAGGTCCGCATTGTTAATGCGTGGCAAAAACGTGGTAAAGTCGTTGCCATGACTGGTGATGGGGTCAATGATGCGCCCGCCTTGAAAGCTGCCGACATCGGTATTGGAATGGGAATTACTGGTACAGAAGTCTCTAAAGGGGCCAGTGATATGGTCTTGGCGGATGACAACTTTGCAACGATTGTGGTGGCTGTTGAAGAGGGACGAAAAGTCTTTGCCAATATTCAAAAAGCGATTCAATACTTGTTATCAGCAAACTTAGGTGAAGTCTTGACCTTGTTTATGATGACGATGCTTGGCTGGCAAATCTTAGCGCCGGTGCATATTTTGTGGATTAACTTGGTGACTGATACCTTGCCAGCAATTGCGTTGGGTGTTGAACCGACTGAAAAGAACATTATGCAGCACAAACCACGGGGACGTAATTCGAACTTCTTCTCCGGGGGCGTGTTCTCCAGTATTATCTATCAAGGATTACTGGAAGGTGGGATTACCCTATTCGTTTATTGGCTGGCGATTACGTATCCCGTGCATGCCAGTGCGAGCTTGGCACATGCCGATGCGTTAACCATGGCTTTTGCCACCTTAGGGTTGATTCAGTTATTCCATGCATTTAACTCTAAGTCGATTCACGAGTCACTTTTCACAGTCGGTCTGTTCCGGAATAAGTTCTTTAACTGGGCGATTCTGATTGCGTTTGCTTTACTTGCCATGACCATTATGGTGCCAGGCTTAAATGGCTTGTTCCATGTCAGTCATTTAGATGGCTACCAATGGGGAATTGTCGCCGCCGCATCAATTTCAATGGTTATTGTTGTTGAAATTGTTAAGTTCGGTCAACGTTGGTGGTTACGCAAGCATAATGGTTAA
- a CDS encoding Tex family protein codes for MDNEILKLVEKTLTDFKPQQIKAVLSLMTEGNTVPFIARYRKERTGDLDEVEIRAIKENYDRLASLESRKADVIKLISEQQQLTPALKAAITTADKLQTVEDLYLPYKQKRRTKATIAKEAGLEPLAAWLLKFPQGDIDQQAQQYVTAAVPDATAALAGAHEILAEAFGDNANLRNWIRNETRNHGDLVVQVKPKGKALDEQGVYQQYYDFTSPVKQLVSYRVLAINRGEHEKVLRVNLQVAPTAIERYCHFRFIGQHQGPAVALIEAAYQDAYKRFIAPAIERELRHELTATADQQAIDVFGDNLYHLLMQAPLKGRVVLGFDPAYRTGCKLAVMDANGKFLDKLVIYPHKPAPMAKRTAAAAEFTAFIEKYQVEMIAIGNGTASRESEEFVATILKTLQRPVYYVIVNEAGASVYSASDNARAEFPDLHVEQRSAISIGRRLQDPLAELIKIDPKSVGVGQYQHDVPQKALSAQLDVVIETAVNQVGVNLNTASAELLTHISGLSKTIAQNIVAYRDENGEFRSRPQLKKVPRLGPKAYEQAVGFLRIIAGKTIFDNTDIHPESYPAAKALLQAAGLATQDVGTAKAQQLTQVDLTQVATTTAVGTLTLQDISRSLQKPGRDVRETMPAPLLRQDVLKMSDLKPGMQLQGTVRNVVDFGAFVDIGVKQDGLVHISKLTTKFLKDPRRVVAVGDIVTVWVDEVDEQRQRIALTMIAPTEVEHD; via the coding sequence ATGGATAATGAAATTTTAAAGTTGGTCGAAAAAACGCTAACTGATTTTAAGCCGCAACAAATTAAAGCGGTGCTGAGTTTAATGACTGAAGGCAATACCGTGCCATTTATTGCCCGCTATCGTAAAGAACGTACTGGTGATTTGGATGAAGTCGAAATTCGGGCAATTAAGGAAAATTATGATCGGTTGGCTAGTTTAGAAAGTCGTAAGGCGGATGTGATCAAGCTGATTTCTGAACAACAACAGTTAACACCGGCGCTGAAAGCCGCAATTACGACAGCTGATAAACTACAAACGGTTGAAGATTTATATTTACCCTATAAGCAGAAACGGCGGACTAAAGCGACAATTGCCAAAGAAGCGGGTCTAGAACCACTAGCCGCTTGGTTGTTGAAGTTTCCCCAAGGCGACATTGACCAACAAGCACAACAGTATGTGACGGCGGCCGTCCCCGATGCGACAGCCGCTTTAGCTGGGGCTCACGAAATTTTAGCTGAAGCTTTCGGCGATAATGCTAACTTACGCAATTGGATTCGCAATGAGACCCGCAATCATGGTGACTTGGTGGTCCAGGTGAAGCCCAAAGGGAAAGCCTTAGATGAACAGGGCGTTTATCAACAATATTATGACTTTACGAGTCCTGTGAAACAACTCGTCTCGTATCGGGTCTTAGCGATTAATCGGGGCGAGCATGAAAAAGTGTTACGGGTCAATTTACAAGTCGCACCGACTGCCATTGAGCGGTATTGCCATTTTCGTTTTATCGGCCAACATCAAGGTCCAGCTGTGGCCTTAATTGAAGCGGCGTATCAAGATGCCTATAAACGGTTTATTGCGCCCGCCATTGAGCGTGAATTGCGACATGAATTGACGGCGACGGCTGATCAGCAAGCTATCGATGTGTTTGGTGATAATCTCTACCATTTACTCATGCAAGCGCCGTTAAAGGGCCGGGTCGTATTAGGTTTTGATCCCGCTTATCGGACAGGCTGTAAGCTAGCTGTGATGGATGCGAATGGTAAATTTTTGGATAAGCTCGTCATTTATCCGCATAAACCAGCGCCAATGGCGAAACGCACTGCGGCCGCCGCTGAATTTACGGCCTTCATTGAAAAGTATCAGGTTGAAATGATTGCGATTGGTAACGGGACAGCTTCACGCGAATCGGAAGAATTTGTGGCAACGATTTTGAAAACCTTGCAGCGGCCAGTGTATTACGTGATTGTTAATGAAGCGGGGGCCTCAGTCTATTCAGCTAGTGATAATGCGCGGGCCGAATTTCCAGACTTACACGTTGAGCAACGCAGTGCCATTAGTATTGGTCGCCGGTTACAAGACCCCTTGGCAGAACTCATTAAGATTGATCCGAAATCCGTGGGGGTTGGTCAGTATCAACATGATGTGCCGCAAAAAGCGCTGTCGGCCCAGTTAGATGTTGTGATTGAAACGGCGGTTAACCAGGTTGGCGTTAATTTGAATACAGCCAGTGCCGAATTATTGACCCATATTTCCGGATTATCCAAGACAATTGCACAAAACATTGTCGCTTATCGGGATGAAAACGGGGAGTTCAGGAGTCGACCACAATTGAAAAAAGTGCCGCGCTTAGGACCAAAAGCTTATGAACAGGCGGTGGGGTTCTTACGCATTATTGCAGGTAAGACCATTTTTGATAATACCGATATTCATCCAGAAAGTTATCCAGCGGCGAAGGCCCTGCTACAGGCGGCTGGCTTAGCGACTCAAGATGTCGGGACGGCGAAGGCTCAACAATTAACGCAGGTCGATTTGACGCAAGTTGCGACGACTACTGCGGTCGGGACGTTAACCTTGCAAGATATTAGTCGTAGCTTGCAAAAACCAGGCCGTGATGTGCGTGAGACCATGCCAGCGCCCTTATTGCGGCAAGATGTCTTAAAAATGAGTGATTTAAAACCTGGGATGCAATTACAGGGGACCGTCCGTAATGTGGTTGATTTCGGGGCGTTTGTTGATATTGGTGTTAAGCAAGATGGCTTGGTGCATATTTCTAAGTTGACGACTAAGTTTTTGAAAGACCCCCGGCGAGTTGTTGCTGTGGGCGATATTGTGACGGTCTGGGTCGACGAAGTGGATGAACAACGTCAACGGATTGCGTTGACAATGATTGCGCCTACTGAGGTTGAGCATGACTGA